In Geminocystis sp. M7585_C2015_104, one DNA window encodes the following:
- a CDS encoding carbohydrate porin produces the protein MKSSGIIKVCFAGVGTVLLNTVLLNGGVAWGSPEVLEILDRLEEYNQNKQQLPQVTSASQLRDVSPTDWAFEALRNLVERYGCIVGYPDRTFRGNRAISRNEFAAGLNACMQAIERLQAQGGTLPADDLDRLKRLLREFEAELAALQGKVDKLEGRVAFLEGNQFSTTTKLTGQAVFGLASILNGQKSGGSENIEKVPVFGHRTRLELNTSFTGKDLLYTRLTTGNFPDLAETAETSQATLAFSQPNNNKVAVEVLYYRFPVTDNMSVWLEGTGGAVEDFTETISLLDGDGASAALSKFGTRNYIYYHPPGTGIGFKGNWDKWKLSVGYLAFSAASPRKGEGLFNGPYGITGQLGYYPNEDFAIAFTYGHGYNVPEIAKISGKFSNILAPSEDSLRASYNSYSLTMSWRLADNFVIGGWGGYSKVKTLTSYDDGNITIGRGTSDFWYWAVTLGFPDLFKEGSLGGIIVGMPPWQTKSNIRVNGERLGGENSSIHVEAFYQYPINDNISITPGVIIVTKPGNDNRNDPLVIGTIRTTFSF, from the coding sequence ATGAAAAGTAGTGGCATTATAAAGGTCTGTTTTGCAGGAGTGGGAACAGTATTACTGAATACAGTATTATTGAATGGTGGGGTGGCATGGGGTAGTCCAGAAGTTTTGGAAATATTAGACAGGTTGGAGGAATACAACCAGAATAAACAACAGCTACCCCAGGTAACATCAGCGTCGCAGTTGAGGGATGTGTCGCCGACAGACTGGGCCTTTGAGGCCTTAAGGAATCTGGTGGAGAGATATGGATGTATTGTAGGATACCCGGACAGGACTTTCAGAGGCAACAGGGCGATAAGTCGCAATGAGTTTGCGGCGGGTTTGAACGCATGTATGCAAGCAATAGAGCGTTTACAAGCACAAGGGGGCACACTGCCGGCAGATGATTTGGATAGACTGAAGAGACTGTTGAGGGAGTTTGAGGCAGAGTTGGCAGCTTTACAGGGAAAAGTTGACAAGTTAGAAGGCAGGGTAGCTTTTCTGGAGGGCAATCAGTTTTCCACCACCACCAAACTAACAGGACAAGCTGTATTTGGGCTGGCAAGTATTCTCAACGGGCAGAAGAGTGGGGGAAGTGAGAACATTGAAAAGGTGCCTGTATTTGGGCATCGCACCCGGTTGGAATTGAATACGAGCTTTACTGGCAAGGATTTACTCTATACTCGTTTGACAACAGGGAATTTCCCCGACTTGGCGGAGACGGCAGAAACTAGCCAGGCGACTTTAGCCTTTAGCCAACCAAATAACAACAAGGTGGCGGTGGAGGTTTTATATTACAGGTTTCCTGTTACTGATAATATGAGCGTATGGCTGGAGGGGACTGGGGGTGCGGTAGAAGACTTTACTGAAACTATAAGCCTTTTAGACGGGGATGGCGCTAGCGCGGCCTTGTCTAAATTTGGCACCCGCAATTACATCTACTATCACCCCCCGGGCACGGGTATAGGCTTTAAGGGAAACTGGGATAAGTGGAAGTTGAGTGTGGGGTATCTAGCATTTTCGGCGGCTTCACCCAGGAAGGGGGAGGGCTTATTTAATGGCCCATATGGGATTACAGGTCAGTTAGGTTACTATCCCAACGAGGATTTTGCCATTGCGTTTACCTATGGACATGGGTATAACGTACCAGAAATAGCGAAAATCAGTGGCAAATTCAGTAATATTTTAGCCCCTAGCGAGGACTCGTTGAGGGCTTCCTACAACAGCTACTCTCTCACCATGTCATGGCGGTTGGCAGACAACTTTGTGATAGGGGGATGGGGAGGGTATTCCAAGGTGAAAACCCTTACCTCCTACGACGATGGGAATATCACAATAGGGAGGGGTACTTCTGATTTTTGGTATTGGGCAGTAACACTGGGGTTTCCGGACTTGTTCAAAGAGGGAAGTTTAGGGGGTATTATTGTGGGGATGCCCCCCTGGCAGACAAAAAGTAATATCAGAGTAAACGGGGAAAGACTAGGGGGAGAGAATTCTTCTATTCATGTGGAGGCCTTCTACCAGTATCCTATAAACGACAACATAAGTATTACTCCCGGAGTGATAATAGTCACAAAGCCGGGAAACGACAACAGGAATGATCCCCTGGTGATTGGAACCATCAGGACTACTTTTTCCTTCTGA